The segment CGAGCTCTCCACCACCAGCTCGCCCGTCAGCGGCTGCGTGATGGCGCAGCTGGTGGAGCTGAGGTGGCCCCTGATGAGGAACTTGGGGAGCAGGGCGCGCTGCGGGGGACAGAGGCGACGCTCGGGCTGGGGCACCGGGAGCCGGCGAGGCAGCCAGGCAGGCGGGAAGCCACAGCTCTCCCCGGGACGGGCAGGGacgggtggggtgaggggggccgCAGGGCGGGCGGCCCGGCGGTGCAGGGGGAGGCTCTGCCCACCGGCACAGCCGACAGCCCCCTTCCCACCCGAGCAGAGAGCAGGCCCGAGGTCGCTACCTCTTTGACGTTCTGTAAGGTCTCAGGGGTGATGGTGAAGTCCACGGGGCTCGGGGTCAACTTCCCCTTCTGCGGctgagacggggggggggggacaccggTCACTGCCCACAGCTGGTCAGGCCTGTCCCCCCGCAGCCCAGGACCTGGGGCGCGTCACACGGGGGCACCCAGCCGGGCCGGTCACATCCCTGCAGGTTGGGGCGTGCTCCGAGGGGTTGGTCCTGGGCCCACGGGTGGCCACAGTGGGGCGGCGGGGGACGGCAGAAACAGAGGAGGGCGgcctcccaccccgcccggcccgccgcagCAACTTACGGCCGAGTGGACGATGAACTCACAGGTCTTGGTCAGGTCCTTGGCCAGCAGAGAGCGCCGCATGTCACAGCGCAGAGTGTACTGCAGGGCGGGGACTCGTCAGTCAGTGCTgtggggcccgggaggggggtgggggggcagctgggTGGACGAACCCGGGAAGCCCCAGAAAAGGCGCGAGGGCCCGTCCCTCCCGCTCTGACAGAACCAACGCCAGGACGGAGACTGTGGGTTTTGGTCTCCCACGTGCCGCTTCAGCCGGCTGGGCCCCGGGGCTCCACAGAGGCGGAGGCAAGGATGGAGCTTCCCCGCCCTGACCGTGCAAGGGagccccggtgatgctcaggggccggGAGTGCGGGCACTGGACCCGGGCCAGCAGCAGCGGGGCTCGTGCCTGCCCTGTGCCGTCCCTCCGGCCAGCCTGCAGCCGCCGGACACATCAGCACAGCAGCTGGTGCACCTCAGGGGGACATGTGGGCGCTGGGGAGGGAGCCCGGGGTGTGCCCACAGCCTGAGCGAGTGCTCTGGAGTCCCTGGGCTGCTGTGATGGTGCCACCTGGGGTCTGAGGGCAGTGCGTGCCACCACTGCCCACTGTGCCGAGCGACCCTGGTTCTCACGAGCACGGGCCCCGGCCGCACCTGGATGCTGACGAACACGCCGTGGTAGGTCTCGTAGAGGACTTTGCCGCCCTTCGCATGCAGGGGGAACTCGAAGGGGATTTCCGTCTTGCCGCTGGGGAACTTGCCCGGCTTCACCATCTCCATGGTGCTGTTGAGGATCTGGATGGGCTgcgacacggggggggggggggggctcaccaGGGAGCCCCCGACACACATGCAAGCTCAAGGGGCAGGGGCGCGAGGGGGACCCGTCCCCTGCTGACCCCACTCGCCAGGGACCCTCCAGAGGCCGAGGCGAGCCAGCAGGGGGGTCAGGGCAGAAAGGCTGGGCGGCaagccctctccccgcccccaccccgcggaGTGGACGCAGGCGGACACTGACCTTCACGGAGTTGTAGAAGGCCTCGAAGACGCCCACGCTCTTGGCGCTGAGCTGGAGGTTCACGGTGCCCTCCACGGTCAGGGACAGGCCCTGGTGCTGCACCGCGTCCTTCCCGGAGACGACCACCACCCCTGAGAGCACCTCCTGCGGGGGGACGCGCGGGTGAGGACCCCGGGCCCTCAGCTGAGGGGGCTTCCGGCCCACTCTCCGGGAGCCCGCGAGGAGCACCCGGGCGCCAggcacggggagggggcaggcagcagCTGACTCACGGCCAGCAGGG is part of the Sorex araneus isolate mSorAra2 chromosome 2, mSorAra2.pri, whole genome shotgun sequence genome and harbors:
- the VPS26C gene encoding vacuolar protein sorting-associated protein 26C; the encoded protein is MGTSLDIKIKRANKVYHAGEVLSGVVVVSGKDAVQHQGLSLTVEGTVNLQLSAKSVGVFEAFYNSVKPIQILNSTMEMVKPGKFPSGKTEIPFEFPLHAKGGKVLYETYHGVFVSIQYTLRCDMRRSLLAKDLTKTCEFIVHSAPQKGKLTPSPVDFTITPETLQNVKERALLPKFLIRGHLSSTSCAITQPLTGELVVESSEAAVRSIELQLVRVETCGCAEGYARDATEIQNIQIAAGDVCRGLPIPLHMVFPRLFTCPTLETTNFKVEFEVNVVVLLQADHLITENFPLKLCRV